A DNA window from Brassica napus cultivar Da-Ae chromosome C1, Da-Ae, whole genome shotgun sequence contains the following coding sequences:
- the LOC111212783 gene encoding auxin-responsive protein IAA16-like gives MINFEATELRLGLPGENHGGGMAAKNNGKRGFSETVDLKLNLSSTAMDSVSELDLVNMKEKVVKPPAKAQVVGWPPVRSFRKNVMSGPKPTTGDAVQATEKTSGSYGATSSASISATAAYVKVSMDGAPYLRKIDLKLYKAYQDLSDALSKMFSSFTIGSYGPQGMKDIVNEGKLIDLLNGSDYVPTYEDKDGDWMLVGDVPWEMFVDSCKRIRIMKGSEAIGLAPRALEKCKNRR, from the exons ATGATTAATTTTGAGGCAACGGAGCTGAGGTTAGGGCTGCCGGGTGAGAATCACGGAGGAGGCATGGCTGCGAAAAACAACGGCAAAAGAGGATTCTCTGAGACCGTTGATCTCAAATTGAATCTTTCTTCTACGGCTATGGATTCAGTTTCTGAACTTGATTTAGTGAATATGAAGGAGAAGGTCGTAAAACCACCGGCCAA GGCACAAGTTGTGGGATGGCCACCGGTACGATCTTTCCGGAAGAACGTCATGTCAGGCCCAAAGCCAACCACCGGAGATGCTGTCCAAGCAACTGAAAAGACTTCCGGCAGCTACGGAGCCACCTCCTCTGCCTCCATTAGTGCTACCGCAGCTTACGTGAAGGTTAGCATGGACGGTGCACCGTACCTAAGAAAAATTGATTTGAAACTCTACAAAGCTTACCAAGATCTCTCCGATGCATTAAGCAAAATGTTCAGCTCTTTTACCATAG GCAGCTATGGACCGCAAGGAATGAAAGATATTGTGAATGAGGGTAAATTGATCGATCTTTTGAACGGATCAGATTATGTTCCAACTTATGAAGATAAAGATGGAGACTGGATGCTTGTAGGAGACGTACCGTGGGA gatgtttGTTGATTCATGCAAACGCATAAGAATTATGAAGGGATCAGAAGCAATCGGACTTG CTCCAAGGGCTTTGGAAAAGTGCAAGAACAGAAGATGA
- the LOC106443160 gene encoding PITH domain-containing protein At3g04780, whose product MSAESSSQIPKGQVDLLDFIDWSGVQCLNQSSTHSLPNALKQGYREDAGLNLESDADEQLLIYIPFNQVIKLHSFAIKGPEEEGPKTVKFFSNKEHMCFSNVNDFPPSDNAELTEENLKGKPVVLKYVKFQNVRSLTIFIEDNQSDSEVTKVQKIALYGSTVETTDMKGLKKIEDH is encoded by the exons ATGTCCGCCGAATCATCCAGCCAGATTCCTAAAGGACAG GTTGATCTGTTAGATTTCATTGACTGGTCTGGAGTTCAATGCCTCAACCAAAGCTCAACTCACTCCTTGCCCAACGCTCTCAAACAG GGGTATAGAGAAGATGCGGGTTTAAACTTAGAGAGTGATGCTGATGAACAGCTTCTAATCTATATTCCTTTTAACCAAGTTATCAAACTACATTCCTTTGCTATCAAAGGCCCTGAAGAGGAAG GTCCTAAAACAGTGAAGTTTTTCTCAAACAAAGAGCACATGTGTTTCAG TAATGTCAATGATTTTCCTCCAAGTGACAACGCTGAACTAACTGAAGAAAACCTCAAG GGAAAGCCGGTGGTCCTTAAATATGTCAAGTTTCAGAATGTTCGTAG CTTGACGATCTTCATTGAAGATAACCAGTCGGATTCTGAGGTCACAAAGGTCCAGAAGATCGCTCTCTACGGTTCAAC GGTGGAGACGACTGATATGAAGGGGTTGAAAAAGATTGAAGACCACTGA
- the LOC106445265 gene encoding probable ribose-5-phosphate isomerase 3, chloroplastic: MASLSFVSSSHLTLRTPSLTLRRTSPSSSSVSFSVKAQSVALSQDDLKKLAAEKAVEAIKPGMVLGLGTGSTAAFAVDQIGKLLASGELHDIVGIPTSKRTEEQARSLGIPLVALDTHPRIDLAIDGADEVDPNLDLVKGRGGALLREKMVEAVAERFIVVADDTKLVKGLGGSGLAMPVEVVQFCWKFNLVRLRDLFKEFGCDAKLRVGEGGEAYVTDNSNYIIDLYFKEPLKDGFAAGREIGKLEGVVEHGLFLGMATSVIIAGKNGVEVMNK, from the coding sequence aTGGCTTCCTTATCCTTCGTCTCATCCTCTCACCTCACTCTCCGCACTCCTTCTCTCACCCTACGCAGAACCTCTCCCTCTTCCTCCTCCGTTTCCTTCTCCGTCAAGGCCCAGTCCGTCGCACTCTCCCAAGACGATCTCAAAAAACTCGCGGCGGAGAAAGCCGTCGAAGCCATCAAACCGGGGATGGTCCTCGGCCTCGGAACCGGATCCACCGCCGCCTTCGCCGTCGACCAAATCGGAAAACTCCTCGCCTCCGGCGAGCTCCACGACATCGTCGGCATCCCGACGTCGAAACGCACCGAGGAGCAGGCCCGGTCCCTAGGGATCCCCCTCGTGGCCCTCGACACGCACCCTCGGATCGACCTGGCCATCGACGGAGCGGACGAGGTGGATCCGAATCTGGACCTGGTCAAGGGGCGAGGAGGCGCGCTTCTCAGGGAGAAGATGGTGGAGGCCGTGGCCGAGAGATTTATCGTTGTTGCGGATGATACGAAGCTAGTGAAAGGGCTGGGAGGGAGTGGTTTAGCGATGCCTGTTGAGGTTGTTCAGTTCTGCTGGAAGTTTAATTTGGTGAGGCTGAGGGATTTGTTTAAGGAGTTTGGGTGTGATGCGAAGCTGAGGGTTGGTGAGGGCGGGGAGGCGTATGTGACGGATAATagtaattatattattgatttGTATTTTAAGGAGCCGTTGAAGGATGGGTTTGCTGCGGGGAGGGAGATTGGGAAGTTGGAGGGGGTTGTGGAGCATGGTTTGTTTCTGGGGATGGCTACTTCTGTGATTATTGCTGGGAAGAATGGTGTTGAGGTTATGAACAAGTGa